In the Rhinolophus ferrumequinum isolate MPI-CBG mRhiFer1 chromosome 12, mRhiFer1_v1.p, whole genome shotgun sequence genome, AAACTGTCTTGTAAGTCGGAGTACTTTTTGCAAATTGTAGTTTCTGTTTAAATTCTCAGTTCATGTTCCCCAGTCCCTTGCCAGGAGCTGTCAGCAGGACCATTTATTACTTTATCAAGGTTTTCCActcataattataattttgtattacTTGAAGAGAAAACAGTGTTCAAATTATAGTAaattctatatgtagcatcaaaACTACTGAGTTTAATATGCACCACAataatctcttaaaatatattgtttgttttgttctgtagtactatatttaaaatattaaacattagaaGAAATATATTGGTACCTCAATAGAAGCAGGAAGACCCTGTGGtataattctaaatttatttcttcCCAGACGCAGGTAGGATAGGTTCTTCAAAGGTTTAAAAGCTAAAGGATTAACATTGATTTCACTGAGATTATTTCCTTCCAGTTCTAAGGTGAACAATTGATTTAagtctataaaaaaataaaattatcaggaTATTAGGATAATTGGAAAACCATGCAATTTCTATAACCTTTCAAAATGTCATGTGAAATGTTCCTGTATTTGGAGGGCAGATGCAGcttctttctttgtgtctccctATACAGCCTTTTGCCAAGTCCTTTGCACATCCCAAATGTTCAGATCAGCCGAGACTGATCGCTGAGTGCATAGTCCCACAAAGAGGCAGGCCTGCAGAGAACTCATTGTGCCTCTGATGAAAGTCTGCACTATAAGGAACTGGGGGTTGGAGGCAGGGAGAGTCTGGGCAGGAAATAGCATACTGCGGAAGGTCCTTTGCAGAAACAGGCAGATATGAAATGGCAGCATAATCGGGGTGGACGAGGAGAGTTACACTGAGGGACTCCTTTTCTAGGACAAAGGATGAGCTCTCTTTGCCTGGCAAAGCCTCATCTCTGGACATAGAGGCTGCTGTCACAGTGAATTCCCATCACAGTTGTTCACTTCCTGGCAGAGAAGGTCAAATGGACgttttgaaaggaaaatgataaaaaattctCCACCGTTCAGATTGAGCTACCAAGAAAAGTCTTTGTACAAACAAGTTGTTTTTTCTGTGGCCTCAGGAGTGGTATGATCCACATTAACTGGAAGCTGCAAGAAGAATGGCCAGCTCAGCAGTGATGATTCCCAGAGGCCTGTGACTCAGACATTCAGGGTGTAACTCTGGAGTTTGTTCAGTGGCCAGATTTCCAGAATAGGGGATGTTTTCATATTCAACTCAAGTTAAGGGCATAGCCCTGAGTGCTCTGTGCAGCTCAGTTCCTCCTCTGGGGCCTGTTGGGGAAGCAGGCCAGTGCCCTCAGGAGTGCAGGTCACAGACAGTAGGAGAGGACCCAGGACACGGCCGGCAGTGCAGGCCTGACAGGTGGAAGAGCGGGTGGGCTCAGCTATGCTCTTCCACATAGCTGAGCGGGTGGGCTCAGCGGGTGGGGGTCAGGAGAAGGGCTGAGCAACAGGACTTAGAGGCCAACCAGTAAAGTAGGATAAGCGATTAtgtttcctctttaatttcttccttctttaactTCCAAAACTAAAGATACTTGAGAATCCAGCGTAGTTAGTACATCGTTGAGGTTTGGGAATATAATAGAGGTTTTCCAGTAAAAAACAGATAATGGGGTAGAGATCacagaagagacagaaatgtTACACACAACCCAAATTCATGATGTCACACATCACTTTACAGTTATCCTCTGTTTTCTGTGTATATTTATGTAGGAAGCACGCATGGTAACAGGAAGCAGGGTAGAGTTAGAAGAGGTGAAAAGGCTCTTGTAGGTTAGACTTGAGGTAGAAAGAGCATTTGTTAGCAGAGAGCTGGTAGGAGGCCTTCCGCTGTGGGGTCAGGGAACGTGACAGGCTGTGGACGAGGATGGACATGCCTGAGAGCATGATCCCATAGGTGTCCCGAGTGGATGGCCACACACAGTATGTATATATAACCAGAAAAGTCGAGAGTGAGGACCTGCCCCGGGAGATAAAGGAGGAGCAACAAGCCACGGAGGTGGCCGGTCCTCAGGCTCACTCTGCCCACTGCTGGCCTGCCGTCTGACCGTCCACAGCCACAGGACTAACAAGCACTGAGGAGCCTGTGGCTGCGGCAGTCAGGAAACCCAGCACCCCGGGTGACAGAGGCAAGTCTCCTGGCCGCCTGCACATGCCGAGGCCTCCAGGTACCCGGGCAATGGACACCAGAGGGGAGCACCCAGGAGGCCAGTTTGCCCTGGACCACAGTCACCCTGTGGAGATGGGCCATTGTGCACGAGGGAGAAGAGGTGCCGAGCGCTTGCAGGAGCATGTGACGGCGCTTCCTAACTGTGGCCTTAACGTTTTAGAATGATACTTGGTAACTGCTAGAAACGGACTCTCACCGTGGACTCTCACCGTCTTCACATACAGCTCGATAGTATACTTCTTCTAAATCTAGTGTTCCTTTGGGCTGTTTCAATTTCTAGCAGTTAGAAATTGAATCTTTTAATGTCTTGTCCGTATGACAAAGCCCATCcaaatttgtgtttattaatgtttttcttctgtacTATGAAATTCCATCTGGAAATAGAGTATTTCCATAACCCTGGAATCCTCAGATTTGGCAACtctcattattattgtttttttcgCCATCACTAGAagtgtttttttcctatgaagTTTTCTGGGAGTGAAATAAAATAGTTGAATTATTTTATGCCTTTAAAGGCTTAAGTTTTtaacattaatagaataaatatatttcaaatcaaATAAAAGTGTGGAGTACTATACCTCAAGAGCTACACTGGACTGCtaggaagataaaaagaaaaattaggcaATCATTGTCTTATAAAAGCGTATAATCTATTCAAAGACATCAGCCAGAATTCATGAAAAGCTAAATGTAATACCCCCTCATTTACACAGAGTTCATAATATGACAACTTCAGTTATCCAGCTCAGTCCAGAAACAACCGTAAGCGTTAATGCCAGGTGTATCAAGTATATGGAATGTAGGCACCTTCGCTAAAGCCCGTTCATAAGAAAGCCAGCTGTCATGGCAGCCACACACCAGGGCGCATCAGCTGTCCCGCCCTGTGGCATGAGTATACGACCTCATTGACACCAAGTGGCAGAAGTGTCAGAGCAGCCCTCTTGGGGACAAGACCGCCAAAGCCAAGTGACTGCCATGGCATACGTGTACTCTGATCATGGGACAGCCCCAGCCCCACATACAGTGCCTGTTACTTAGCTTGATAGGTAATTCTCACATGCCAATACGTGacaaattaaaatagcaaagtatGTGGAGGCTGCGGGAATTGTGCCTGGGGTGTACTGCGCCTCCAAGAGTGATAAGTGAGACCAAGCCACCAAACCCTGGTACAGTCTTGGCACTAACCACCACCGAAGCATCAGTGCGGACACAGCAGAGCACAGGGCTGTGTGTGGACACTTAGTGTGACCTCAGGATATCGCAGGTTTGGAGTTCAGTTATTGATTGTATTGAAAATGATGAGAACCTGAAATCACTTgagagttttatttctatttagacTGCTTTTTAAGACAACGGACagtttaaaagtctttttaaaaagttgaccaGTCAAcagttaaaatatgttttatcaaCTTATACAGTAAAGTGACCTAGAAAACCTCACTAACTACTCATTTGGCAATACTGCGTATAAAATTCCCACATGATTACAGAAGAAAGGTTCTAAGGACACATATCACGAAAGCAAATGCTCAATACCTGATAAGCTTTCTTCGTCAATGGTCTGAAGGTTGTTCTCATTGAGTTTAAGTTCTTCTAATGTAGATGGTAGTTCTGAAGGAATCTCTACCAAATGGTTTCCATCCATATTCAGGTGCATTAACTTCTTCAAAAGcttaaaaagcaaatgtcaaaATTACTTGTTACTCTGGTCACAGATGTGCAGTAATGTATGTCAGTGAGTGGTCAGTTTGTGGTAGTTACTGAAGCCTTCCAGACCTGCACTTAGTCAGTTTGAGACAGGAATCACCATGTTCTCCCTGCCAGGTAGATGCTGACCATGTTAACTTATTCCTGGCATTTTCAGTAAATGGCACTTGATTTTGTTCTCCACTCACCCATATTTATTTACCACccatcattgtggttttagtaAGCAAGAGAAAGCTCCTCTTGCCACTGGATGGACCTATTTTGCTCCATCTTAGGTTTTCACCTTCTCAGCAATAGTTACAGAGTTGATTAAATCATGCAATAACCTGAATCTCTCACGAGTGCTCAAATTAGGACACCAGTTCAAATCCTTTCAATGTATTTGTAAACCTCGATTTTCTATCTTCATCCAGTAGAAGCAGAATCACGAACAGCACTAATTATAGTGGAAATTCTTCAAAATGAAGTGCTACAAACATCACAAGCCATTCCTGTAAGGTACCCAAACAACCCTGACTGTCTGGGAAGTATACCTGCATTTGGCATGCTCACTGGGCAGACCTGCCGGCGCCGCCGACATGGGGCCGGTTTTAGTGAAACCACATGAATGAGTCGCTTCAATGGTGCTCACCGTCAAATTTCAGCAGTTTGGGCATGGGACAGAAAATCTCAAAACAAGTAAAGAAGATAATTTCCTATAGTGTCTTCCTTTTTTATCAAATGCAGCAATGCGCGAGTCCCAGATTTTATATCAGAAAGATGGCTAGGCTGGCATGAGGTATGTGCTTCGGGTGTGTGACACAAACGTGACACCAGGTGTCTGCTGCGCCTCTCTCATGTGCCAGTCCAGAATCTGAACGAGGGACTTGTCGAGAGAATGGACAGAAGACTGTCCAAGGGGGTAAAGTTTGACCTTTTGGGATGTATGTGTTTTACCTGGGATCTTAAAGCCTCTGTATTTATAAGTATTTGTTCACATCCACAGGGCTTGCCTTTGTTTGAAATTCCTTGATCCTCtctcctttttagaaaaacaattggTCAAATCTGAGTCTTTCAGAAGTTTCTTCTGTGCTGTTTCCTGTcgtctttctttccctcttctttttctaaccTATCCTCGTGCCAGTTTTCATCTGAGTCCATTTGTTTTTCCAGAAGCCCCTCTTGCTAAAGTATCCTTCATCAGGTTTTTTTGCCCATGGCATAAAATAGGGAAGCTCTGATTTTCTGGCTTTCAAATGTTAATAGAATTTCCAGATAAAGCTATCCTTTCTTCCCAGAAATACCTCATGTCCTAAGAGACCATATTTCAACATGATTTCAGCTACTTGGGAGAAAACGACTCTACAAATTCACATTAATTTTGTCATCAATGCTGTTGTTGGTGCTCTAAGGGTGAAGCATACAAAAACCAGCCAGAAACATGTGAAACAACagctctattaaaaataaaacttgaatacAGTTTAGGGACATCAGAGAGGAAACTTTCTTGGGAAAAAACTATCAGTTACAACATTTaacctttcctcccttccccactccacccGCTGCCAGTACGAGTGGTAGGAAAGCCGTCTGAATCGACTGTTACACATCAGAGCATGTATTTACCTTGAATGCTTTGGGACCTATGCCGGAAGAGGTGATATTATTCTTGCTCAGATCAAGCCTTTCCAAATTCTGCAATCCATTAAATGCCTCATCCGGAATGGAGGTGATGGAATTGCCTAGGAAACACAGCAGTTGTGTTTTAGGACTCTGTGcctatacatacatgtacacatgtgtacgtgtgtgcacacgcacataTATGTGCATGCGCACATGCTTTATCTGGAGGACAGAGCAATACTCCTAACAGGTagaatgtatattatataaacaaatgtaCACTTAGGAAAATAACAAGACTGGGATTCCACTGTTTCACATAGTCAGAATTTTCACTTGAAGGGCTTGTCATGCTCTAGTACTTCATGTTTTACATGAAGCTACTTAAAATGGCCAGAATAGGGTTTGCTAGACAGTTGTGTTACCAGTATACATTTTACAACAAAGATGTGTTTCTGGAAGGTTATTAGAAACTGATTTTTATTGTCCTTCATATTTCCCATCGCCTTTCCTAGACCCTGGATCAGAAATGTGACACAAGTTGTAATCATGAAGTCCTGGGCATATTCGCTTACCCTCTCTGAGCGCTCTCTGAGAGAGCGTCAGTCTCTCTCTCTAAACAAGCAGCGTGGGGAGATGACCTCTCAGAGCGCCTCCACATATCATGTTTTGCTGTTATGACTTTATCTACAGAAGGCCCTACATGCCTTAAATGTGTGAGGTTTTGTTTTGACATTCAATTAAGTACAGTAGTCAATGATGTTAAACCCAGAAATAGCACTGTAAGGACCACATGGTGACCTTGTAAAACCAAGGCAGTGTGACCGAGCACAGCTCATTCATCTTTCATAAGGCTTTAGGCTTTCACAGAGAGAACACACCTGGCATGCAGGCTGTGGGAGGAGGGGCACTGCTGGAGCAGGGGCCTGTGGTTCTGGGACGCGCTTAGAAGGTCCTAGGAGCAGGGTGTCAGGAAGTCCACAACTCCGCTGCTGTCCTATCGCCAGCAGGACCAGCCATCCTGAACAAAGGGGTAGGACTTTTTCTATTGAATGTTTATTTATAGggtcatttattattttgatggtAGTTTATCTCTGTGATTTCCCCCAAGACACATCTGAAACCCCATTCAGACTCTGTCAGCCCTGCATCTGTAGGGCCACCCCTGGCATGGGCCTTGTCACCCAGACCAATGCCCAGGCCCGTCACCTGGCCCAGTCTCCACGCCAGCcagcctcacacacacacttgatcATACTGTTGTCCCACTCAGAACCCTTACAGGTGGGCCTATAAAAAACATGAGCAAAAGGTCTGGACAGCTCCATGTCCATCAGGGTGGCTAAAATGAGGGGAAAGACAGCTGACAGGAGCAGACTCTGACACTGCTGACAGGAATGTGGCAGCCATTTAGGGAGTGCTTGGTAGTTTCTTAGGAAGTTAAAATGCATTTGCTGTATCAGTCAGCACTCCTACTCCTGGGTATGTGCTCTAGAGAAAAGACAACTTAGGTCCACACAAACAACTGTATGTGGATGTTTATAGCACTGTACACATAATCgccccaaactggaaattacCCAGATGTGTTTCAGCTGGTTCACCCAAACAGCGAGACACTGGTCAGCAGCAGGGAGGGGCAGATGCTGCTGAGGGCATCGGCCGCGGCCCCAGAAGCAGTGTCGTAGGTGAAGGAGGCCCATCTGAATGGGCGCCGTGCTGACTGATCTGTCTCTGGGATGCATGGGGAAAGGCAGAGCTGCAGAGGGTCCACGAGTGGGAGCCATGGCTGGAAGAGAAGGATGTGAGGGGACTCggggaggtgatggaaatgtgctatatcttgattgtggtggtggttacctGACTCTGCATGTGTCAAAACAACATGCTAAAAATAGTTGGACTGCatacataaattatacctcaggAAGGCAAACTTGAAGAAAAAAGTCCATTGGGAAATCATGATTTGATTCGGAGGAATTTGCTTTATACCTGACTATGTTATTCTATAATAAACACCTATCTCTTCTGCAGTCTGTGCATTTGAAGATTGTGAGATTAGTCTGTGTGGAGTCAatttatattatgaaattaaaatgtaacattcACGGGGCAATGAGAGTTATTTACTTCGAAAGCACAAAATCAAACAGGCCTCAGTGTCTCTTACCAACAAGCTCCAGACTCGTTATGTCCGGTGCTGTCAGCGGCGGTATCTGCGTGAGGTCAGCAGCCATGCAGCTGATGGTCCTGTAGGACAGAGAGCACCCGCTTGGCACCGGCGGCGCGcctctgggaggggcaggggctgcagggccAGAGGGCGTCCCGAACGCGGCTCTACTGCGGGCCTGGGCCGCTTCCTCCCTTGCGGGGTGTCCGTGTTGGTGGGCCTGCCGCCCCTTCTCTCGCGGTCTCTGCTCTGTCCCCGCTTTGCTCTGTCCCTCTCTGGGAAATATCCCCCCATCTCCAGGTCCAGAGATTGCTTTCTTTTGCTCCCTATcgtcattttctttcatttcttcttcttcctcttcaaatTGAAGTTCCTCTTTTCTCAGTGCTTGATCCATTTCCACCTGAGGAGGTGGCAGTTGCTTATGAAGTAAATTGGTAGCTTCTCTTTGTTCTAAAGAATCACCAGAAAATTCAGTTGTTTCATTTAATGCTGTACCACTGAGCAGTGAATAGGAGGCTACTGACCACGTGGGAGTAGACAGTGGGGGCAAGTTGTGACATTAATAAAAGGGAGAATCAGTGAAAATGAGGTTAGTAAGTAGTATTTCCTCCAAGTATCTGAGTGCAGTTTAAACATGAAATGTATGTTGACATTTTTACTTGAATActtttaatagtaattttatttctactttgtacAATCTGTTACAGACAATTTTTGTTTTGCCTGTGggcttactatttatttttagtaaagtATCATACTACCTGGTGACTGAAGAGGGAGTAATATTGCCACTGATGCAACGTGGTAAGCAGTTCTATTGTAAGATTGCAATATGATCAGATGTGACACCTTTGTAATAGATACTGCTCAGTTAATTGGGGTTATTGATAATATGAGAATTTGTACACTATTAgacataaaaatgtgaaacagaTATGTATTTTACTGCCTTTTGGTAATTAAATTGGTTTTTGtttacagatttattatttttgttcaatttttctttcagctCCATGGGTCTAAAAGCATCCTCTGATAgaaagttctcttttattttcctcccagACTCTACTTAAATCATTTTTACCTCTTGACACTTACAGAAGACTTCCTAGGCTTAAATGATGTTGTCTTAGCCTACATATATGCATGAGAATACTGTTTATCATCCCATGATAATAGTAGAAAGTTCATCTACCTTTGTATTTAGCCGTTGATATCTTTACTTAAAGTGGGGAAGATGCAACTAAGACCGGACTTCAGACTCACCCTCTGAATGAAGACTTCTAGGGAAGAGTGAGCTCAGGGCATAGATTTTCATccatcaaaaaatatatatttatttaagcatCTCCCTGCTTTTCTTTAATACTGTGCATATATCACTTccaaaagaattcagaaaatataattatttcaaagaattatttGAGATTTCAATTCAGTATATATTATAAAGTCTGtgagttatttttttcacatctctgacagaaaatacaaaaggagaataggaaaaaattagCAGAAGGAAACTAAAGCTATcatattgaaacatttaaaatcctttctgtagatccaaatttatttttccaaaataaccaCAGCATTTCAAGGATATTCCAAgtcctttgaaaaatgtttgaGAATTTCTGAATCTTGCCTTTTTAAACCTTGTGGTTCACCCCCAAAGAGTCAgttttattaaacacttattttataacatttttaaaagtcataataCCTTAGTAAAATAATTGGTAGTAGCCACCAAAATACAATTCCTGAATATTCTAAAGTTCTTCCTGGCAGGAGACTACCTGTGATCACCTTGTGTGTGGAGACAGTCTACCTTGATGGGAGACAAGAGAAAACGCCCCACTCCTTCCCATCAAATTATTTaacatgtgtttgtttatttcataagGCATTGGCCAGGCTTTTCTTGGGGCAGACCTGGGCCTCCCTCCTGGGGATTCTCTACTCCATGTGGTATGAGCCTCATAGGACGAGGGAACAGTGAGCAGCCAACAAAACGCATAGTGTGACCTGTCTGCGCACAGCAGTGCCACAAGAGGAAGTCACTGCTCCACATAAACTGGAGAGTTGGGCTTTATTCTCTCTAGATGCAAACCGCTTCTCCCATTGTTCACCATGAGTTCTCCATCTTCTTTTGGGATAATAGTTGTACCCACATTGAGTTGCATTACGTAAGATAACGCATGTAAAGAGCTAAGCAGAGCTCTTCCTGTATACTAAGAACTCAGGGACTATTGGCTGTATTAATTCTGTCACTACCTTTCTAAAGCTGAGAGTCAAATGTGGGATGTGAGGTGGTCCGAGTTTCCTCATTCTGATAGAGCTAGAACTAAAGTCAAGATCTTTTATTTCTGTCCCCTACCATACTCTTTCCCAAGTAATTTCTATGTTTATCATAATTGCgctaatattttaaatgctctGATGAATAGTTTATCATAACTTAAAAGTTAAGgtaagtgacaaaataaaaacatggaagtTAAGGACGAAATCGcatgttatattttgttttagctAAATATTTATACCGGTATCAGAGCAGACTGGGCAGCATTCTCCTTCAGGTACAACTGTTTGGGGGCACGTCTGAGGGTGGCACATGATTTCATCACAAAGCACTCTTCCATTCAAGCAAAGGCAGGTAGTGCAGGGCTCAGGAGACCATACAGCTTTGTTGTACATGGTCAACCCATTCACCAAACAGTGTCCTTTCTTTCCTAGGAACGAACATAACACATTTAAATTCTTTGTGTGGTTACCAGCATTTGTGAATGGAAATCAGCACGCTATGAAGTCAAACTGATAGAACCACACAAGCATAGTGTTCTGTGTGCATTCATGCTTAGGGTAAGGTTATAGATGTAACCCTCTGAAATGCTTTTCACATGCTATACTCTCAGCCTTTCACTCAGGCTCTGAGAGTGACTTCCTCAAGATAACTGGGCTCTGTGAATTGTGCTTCCATCTTGTATTTGTCAGGATGGCTAAGTTGCAAAAGAGTAGATGgataagtaccgtgtttcccgaaaataagacctaactgaacagtcagctataatgcgtcttttggagcaaaaattaatataagacccggtataatataatataatataatgtaatataatataatataatataatataatataatataatatatagttaatgtaatatataatatagttaatatagtataataccggggtcttatattaatttttgctccacaagatgcattagagctaattgtccggctaggtcttattttcagggaaaaacggtATGTCAAATAAGCA is a window encoding:
- the ECM2 gene encoding extracellular matrix protein 2 isoform X1 produces the protein MKFAGLFCFFLLIIFQTDFGQNEGTPRKQKRKMHYRKLRKSFLSNHRPSRQLGIQQTMTVTPTATLPMVNLDYGMEKFESFLKFLGVESSYNVLPGKKGHCLVNGLTMYNKAVWSPEPCTTCLCLNGRVLCDEIMCHPQTCPQTVVPEGECCPVCSDTASYSLLSGTALNETTEFSGDSLEQREATNLLHKQLPPPQVEMDQALRKEELQFEEEEEEMKENDDREQKKAISGPGDGGIFPREGQSKAGTEQRPREKGRQAHQHGHPAREEAAQARSRAAFGTPSGPAAPAPPRGAPPVPSGCSLSYRTISCMAADLTQIPPLTAPDITSLELVGNSITSIPDEAFNGLQNLERLDLSKNNITSSGIGPKAFKLLKKLMHLNMDGNHLVEIPSELPSTLEELKLNENNLQTIDEESLSDLNQLFTLELEGNNLSEINVNPLAFKPLKNLSYLRLGRNKFRIIPQGLPASIEELYLENNQIEEITEICFNQTRNINVIVLCYNNIEENRIAPLAWINHENLESIDLSYNRLYQVPSYLPKSLLRLVVLGNRIERIPGYVFGHMKPGLEYLYLSFNRLSDDGVDRVSFYGAYHSLRELFLDHNDFKSIPPGLQEMKALHFLRLNNNKIRNILPEQICNAEEDGDSTLEHLHLEHNYIKTREISPYAFSCIRSYSSIVLKPQNIK
- the ECM2 gene encoding extracellular matrix protein 2 isoform X2, whose product is MKFAGLFCFFLLIIFQTDFGQNEGTPRKQKRKMHYRKLRKSFLSNHRPSRQLGIQQTMTVTPTATLPMVNLDYGMEKFESFLKFLGVESSYNVLPGKKGHCLVNGLTMYNKAVWSPEPCTTCLCLNGRVLCDEIMCHPQTCPQTVVPEGECCPVCSDTEQREATNLLHKQLPPPQVEMDQALRKEELQFEEEEEEMKENDDREQKKAISGPGDGGIFPREGQSKAGTEQRPREKGRQAHQHGHPAREEAAQARSRAAFGTPSGPAAPAPPRGAPPVPSGCSLSYRTISCMAADLTQIPPLTAPDITSLELVGNSITSIPDEAFNGLQNLERLDLSKNNITSSGIGPKAFKLLKKLMHLNMDGNHLVEIPSELPSTLEELKLNENNLQTIDEESLSDLNQLFTLELEGNNLSEINVNPLAFKPLKNLSYLRLGRNKFRIIPQGLPASIEELYLENNQIEEITEICFNQTRNINVIVLCYNNIEENRIAPLAWINHENLESIDLSYNRLYQVPSYLPKSLLRLVVLGNRIERIPGYVFGHMKPGLEYLYLSFNRLSDDGVDRVSFYGAYHSLRELFLDHNDFKSIPPGLQEMKALHFLRLNNNKIRNILPEQICNAEEDGDSTLEHLHLEHNYIKTREISPYAFSCIRSYSSIVLKPQNIK
- the ECM2 gene encoding extracellular matrix protein 2 isoform X3, which gives rise to MTVTPTATLPMVNLDYGMEKFESFLKFLGVESSYNVLPGKKGHCLVNGLTMYNKAVWSPEPCTTCLCLNGRVLCDEIMCHPQTCPQTVVPEGECCPVCSDTASYSLLSGTALNETTEFSGDSLEQREATNLLHKQLPPPQVEMDQALRKEELQFEEEEEEMKENDDREQKKAISGPGDGGIFPREGQSKAGTEQRPREKGRQAHQHGHPAREEAAQARSRAAFGTPSGPAAPAPPRGAPPVPSGCSLSYRTISCMAADLTQIPPLTAPDITSLELVGNSITSIPDEAFNGLQNLERLDLSKNNITSSGIGPKAFKLLKKLMHLNMDGNHLVEIPSELPSTLEELKLNENNLQTIDEESLSDLNQLFTLELEGNNLSEINVNPLAFKPLKNLSYLRLGRNKFRIIPQGLPASIEELYLENNQIEEITEICFNQTRNINVIVLCYNNIEENRIAPLAWINHENLESIDLSYNRLYQVPSYLPKSLLRLVVLGNRIERIPGYVFGHMKPGLEYLYLSFNRLSDDGVDRVSFYGAYHSLRELFLDHNDFKSIPPGLQEMKALHFLRLNNNKIRNILPEQICNAEEDGDSTLEHLHLEHNYIKTREISPYAFSCIRSYSSIVLKPQNIK